One genomic segment of Burkholderia pyrrocinia includes these proteins:
- a CDS encoding helix-turn-helix transcriptional regulator, which yields MLFRFGLRQTLLDNALQQTFDRNRCSGREISVPAAQAVIRWATTNASFATSRRRFFMQFKTQIGSLPQPLSAYRSTCAETVDSTRSPDTVRRIIRVKELVERIGLSRSTVYMLIATDPSFPKKIKLTERTTGFDSVTVDAWIASRACK from the coding sequence TTGCTGTTCCGCTTCGGACTCCGGCAGACGTTGCTGGACAATGCTCTTCAACAGACCTTTGACCGGAACAGGTGTTCCGGCCGTGAAATCTCCGTCCCCGCGGCGCAAGCCGTAATTCGGTGGGCGACGACCAATGCGTCGTTCGCCACCTCTCGACGGAGATTTTTCATGCAGTTCAAGACCCAGATCGGCAGTTTGCCGCAGCCGCTTTCGGCGTATCGCAGTACGTGTGCCGAAACGGTCGATTCGACTCGCTCGCCGGACACGGTCCGTCGGATCATCCGTGTGAAGGAACTGGTCGAGCGCATCGGCCTCTCGCGCTCGACCGTGTATATGCTCATCGCAACCGACCCGAGCTTCCCCAAGAAAATCAAGCTGACCGAGCGTACGACGGGCTTCGATTCGGTGACCGTCGATGCCTGGATCGCGTCGCGCGCGTGCAAGTAA
- a CDS encoding inovirus-type Gp2 protein has protein sequence MALAAARHFLTRVVHDQYDVAGSAGSERLHKASRVAHRLGEIETAVTEVLLLNESGFTSKLDSYGRIVELIENGVGRFFNDENFQMGKVIGGDRGEILDRYRVRPKVQLFFDVCARHPVGQYGAQYFAAHPASRTPDGKQFLWESYNELIEMMRAEAEARRLDKLDIANTFRSTRAFNSMMAVVKRCFAKRSRIFVVCMDVFYHADWADKVTADLARDHHATFMNRLRGRAAIRKNLIGAIWKLDWSETRGHYFRWVFMFDGESVYGTWECEELVDDLWKSIVPRNAGLTNLLNEARFFKLGTGMIDLKENRKKLDAFVESVIRYFAYKDQYLCIKRNRGTRTSDSLILGGKCAGMTKADLVDDLQATSDLTS, from the coding sequence ATGGCTTTGGCCGCTGCACGCCATTTTCTGACACGTGTCGTTCATGACCAGTACGACGTTGCTGGGAGCGCCGGGAGCGAGCGGTTGCATAAGGCGAGCCGCGTCGCTCATCGGTTGGGCGAGATCGAAACGGCCGTGACGGAAGTCCTGCTGCTCAACGAGTCGGGCTTCACGAGCAAGTTGGACAGCTATGGCCGCATCGTCGAACTGATCGAAAACGGCGTGGGGCGCTTCTTCAACGACGAAAACTTCCAGATGGGCAAGGTCATCGGCGGTGATCGTGGAGAGATACTTGATCGCTATCGCGTTCGCCCGAAGGTTCAGCTTTTCTTCGATGTGTGCGCGCGACACCCAGTCGGCCAGTACGGCGCGCAGTATTTCGCCGCGCATCCCGCCAGCCGCACGCCGGACGGCAAGCAGTTCCTATGGGAGTCGTACAACGAGCTGATCGAGATGATGCGGGCCGAGGCCGAAGCGCGCAGGCTCGACAAGCTGGACATCGCGAACACCTTCCGGTCGACGCGGGCTTTCAACAGCATGATGGCGGTTGTGAAACGCTGCTTCGCGAAACGCTCCCGGATCTTCGTCGTGTGCATGGATGTCTTCTATCACGCCGACTGGGCAGACAAGGTGACCGCCGACCTGGCGAGGGATCACCACGCCACGTTCATGAATCGCCTGCGAGGGAGAGCGGCGATCAGGAAAAATCTGATCGGCGCGATCTGGAAGCTCGATTGGAGCGAGACCAGAGGACATTATTTCCGCTGGGTTTTCATGTTCGATGGCGAGAGCGTGTACGGGACGTGGGAATGCGAGGAACTCGTTGACGATCTCTGGAAATCGATTGTGCCCAGGAATGCAGGCCTTACGAATTTGCTTAATGAGGCCAGATTCTTCAAGCTTGGTACGGGCATGATCGACTTGAAAGAGAACCGAAAAAAGTTAGATGCCTTCGTTGAATCGGTCATCCGTTACTTCGCATATAAGGATCAATATTTGTGCATCAAACGCAACCGGGGGACGCGAACGTCGGATTCGTTGATCCTCGGCGGTAAATGCGCTGGGATGACCAAAGCGGATCTGGTCGACGATCTGCAAGCCACTTCCGATTTGACCTCGTAG
- a CDS encoding DUF3987 domain-containing protein has product MLHFPNPGMSAQPAVLAQASLSDTTGLNVLGPELSDVVLAQCNKYQLTVAQAIAQMFFKLSVANQGARHVEDEGGNRIPLTLNCVLIGPAATGPITMQALAADLTAIEIETAPAAIEKQAMFKAAGQLRLEQRRQIDAAIKVAARKMVRLHALLAQRRELEAREPKADDYPDHQTELIAWNQRKESLQISVVQAELEDDPDTAKALCKALNALVATPPSSFEADYRVWSLKVAAVESQIVLLQGADDEVAHLSAESQVLLEEDARAVQPAKPKLVFLNVAVSTVHKAITTQWPVASALYSGASVIKALIRHGEAMTAAGSGRLLSPHAPGRVQLGIFAATTPGVFVRDVAAAGADGAAALGNFLILGDLPQHDRGVRQKPSDPDCLAAFDAQVRAMGAASVRELLSGDFVPPPITVSPDAVAIMEAACSEWCNQRFARNQLLVMDAFLMMRVRQTFYVIAGLLHLWRGEVWSLSVGTMQDAITVGRFLIDQMGHTVAMAREVPAEEIDAKALFHALCGYVDQQMEKGEAKPFEIKLSTLHSKAKNFGLSRARVNGALKVLVAWGWVTVRQEGLDTVLDLDQHRFSSMNRPS; this is encoded by the coding sequence ATGCTGCATTTCCCTAACCCCGGCATGTCCGCGCAGCCCGCCGTGTTGGCTCAGGCCTCGTTGAGCGACACGACGGGGCTCAACGTTCTCGGTCCGGAGCTGAGCGACGTTGTGCTCGCGCAGTGCAACAAGTACCAGCTGACCGTGGCTCAGGCCATTGCGCAGATGTTCTTCAAGCTCAGCGTCGCGAACCAGGGCGCCCGCCATGTCGAAGACGAGGGCGGTAACCGCATTCCGCTCACGCTGAACTGCGTGCTGATCGGGCCGGCCGCCACCGGGCCGATCACCATGCAGGCGCTGGCTGCGGATCTGACAGCGATCGAGATCGAAACCGCTCCCGCCGCAATCGAAAAGCAGGCGATGTTCAAGGCGGCAGGTCAGTTGCGTCTCGAACAGCGCAGGCAGATCGACGCCGCGATCAAGGTCGCGGCGCGCAAGATGGTTCGTCTGCACGCGCTGCTCGCGCAACGCCGCGAACTCGAAGCCCGCGAGCCGAAAGCGGACGACTACCCGGATCACCAGACCGAATTGATCGCGTGGAACCAGCGCAAGGAGTCGCTGCAAATCTCAGTCGTGCAGGCCGAGCTGGAAGATGATCCCGACACGGCAAAGGCCTTGTGCAAAGCGCTGAACGCGCTGGTGGCGACGCCGCCGTCGAGCTTCGAGGCCGATTACCGTGTCTGGTCGCTCAAGGTCGCGGCAGTCGAAAGCCAGATCGTGCTGCTTCAGGGAGCCGACGACGAAGTGGCGCACCTGAGCGCTGAAAGCCAGGTACTGCTGGAAGAGGACGCTCGCGCAGTGCAACCTGCCAAGCCGAAGCTCGTTTTCCTGAACGTCGCCGTGTCCACCGTGCATAAGGCGATCACGACGCAGTGGCCGGTCGCCAGCGCACTTTACTCCGGTGCGTCGGTGATCAAGGCGCTGATCAGGCATGGGGAAGCGATGACCGCGGCAGGCAGCGGCCGGTTGCTGTCCCCGCATGCGCCCGGCCGGGTGCAGCTCGGCATCTTCGCCGCGACGACCCCCGGAGTGTTTGTACGCGACGTGGCCGCAGCGGGCGCTGACGGTGCGGCGGCGCTGGGCAATTTCCTGATCTTGGGCGATCTGCCGCAGCATGATCGCGGTGTGCGGCAGAAGCCGTCCGACCCGGACTGCCTGGCGGCGTTCGACGCCCAGGTTCGGGCGATGGGCGCGGCATCGGTGCGCGAACTGTTGTCCGGCGATTTCGTGCCGCCGCCGATCACGGTGTCGCCGGATGCCGTGGCGATCATGGAGGCCGCGTGCAGCGAATGGTGCAACCAGCGCTTCGCCCGGAATCAGCTTCTGGTCATGGATGCGTTCCTCATGATGCGGGTGCGTCAGACGTTCTACGTGATTGCTGGCCTGTTGCACCTGTGGCGCGGTGAGGTGTGGTCGCTGTCGGTCGGCACCATGCAGGACGCGATCACGGTCGGCCGATTCCTGATCGACCAGATGGGGCACACCGTGGCGATGGCGCGCGAGGTGCCCGCTGAAGAGATTGATGCCAAAGCATTGTTCCACGCGCTGTGCGGCTACGTTGACCAGCAGATGGAGAAGGGCGAGGCCAAGCCCTTCGAAATCAAGCTCAGCACGCTGCATTCCAAGGCGAAGAATTTCGGGCTGAGCCGAGCACGCGTCAACGGCGCCCTGAAGGTGCTGGTGGCGTGGGGCTGGGTCACGGTTCGTCAGGAGGGCCTTGACACTGTGCTCGATCTCGACCAGCACCGCTTCAGCTCGATGAACCGTCCCTCCTGA
- a CDS encoding inovirus-type Gp2 protein: MNLDFDWIRTVTQTINDGFDAKLEELARGEASRALQCRTIRFELQDNNIVPVLDTSDSVAGDAARITDCVKEIIESNDVLFELVPRRYVLGIAEYLPQVMVKATKLGEAFLSCLRMDVDRITDLYPIEDFNPYFRLFRQAAMRDVVDRDAVYVDPRSDRVLSDYARRQTLLVDGEPEDFFDRLGNAVEMIRRVGRNSSFKQAIWSFEKPAKENYDSLVSLIRANFAACHHLLVLRIDLGYARYYCDPALSGEQAVSYADVRRHRVALIRFLKRRLPKGAYRGYALKLEYGLDKTYHYHVMVLLNGDVVREASTISKLIGEYWKKHITEGKGGAYNCNAATYKESGIGSVKYYDSEKRAVLETVVAAYLTKVDFYVRMTKPDGHHAFWKSQPPKIASTRSGRKRTKPERPLSLRP, from the coding sequence ATGAACCTTGATTTCGATTGGATCAGAACCGTGACTCAAACGATCAATGACGGCTTCGATGCGAAGCTGGAAGAACTAGCGAGAGGAGAAGCCTCGCGGGCGTTGCAATGCAGGACGATCCGATTCGAGCTGCAGGACAACAACATAGTGCCAGTGCTTGATACGAGCGACAGCGTCGCCGGTGACGCAGCTCGTATTACGGACTGTGTGAAGGAGATCATCGAATCCAACGACGTGCTGTTCGAGCTGGTCCCGAGGCGATATGTGCTGGGGATCGCGGAATATCTGCCGCAGGTGATGGTCAAGGCGACGAAGCTGGGGGAAGCGTTTCTTAGCTGTCTCCGAATGGACGTTGACCGCATCACCGACCTGTACCCGATCGAGGACTTCAACCCGTACTTCCGATTGTTCCGTCAGGCAGCCATGCGTGACGTTGTTGATCGAGACGCGGTGTACGTCGACCCACGGTCGGACCGAGTGCTGAGCGACTATGCGCGCCGGCAGACGCTGCTGGTGGATGGGGAGCCGGAAGACTTTTTCGATCGTCTGGGTAATGCTGTCGAGATGATCCGGAGGGTGGGGCGCAACTCGTCGTTCAAGCAGGCGATCTGGTCCTTCGAGAAGCCGGCGAAAGAGAACTACGATTCGCTCGTCTCGCTGATTCGGGCTAACTTTGCTGCCTGCCATCACTTGCTGGTGCTTCGGATCGATCTGGGTTATGCCCGGTACTATTGCGATCCCGCGCTATCGGGCGAGCAGGCTGTCTCGTACGCGGACGTCCGGCGTCATCGCGTTGCGCTTATCCGCTTTCTCAAGCGTCGGCTGCCGAAAGGAGCCTACCGGGGCTACGCGCTGAAGCTCGAGTACGGTCTGGACAAGACCTACCACTATCACGTTATGGTTTTGCTGAACGGCGATGTGGTGCGTGAGGCGTCGACGATCTCGAAGCTCATCGGCGAATACTGGAAGAAGCACATCACGGAAGGCAAGGGCGGCGCGTATAACTGCAACGCGGCGACGTACAAGGAGTCGGGCATCGGCTCAGTCAAGTACTACGACTCGGAGAAGCGGGCAGTCTTGGAGACGGTCGTGGCTGCGTATCTGACGAAGGTCGACTTCTACGTCCGGATGACGAAGCCTGACGGTCATCACGCGTTCTGGAAGAGTCAGCCGCCGAAGATCGCCTCTACGCGGAGTGGGCGCAAGCGCACCAAACCAGAGCGGCCGCTGTCGCTACGGCCTTAG
- a CDS encoding tyrosine-type recombinase/integrase yields the protein MPLTDIAVRKATPREKPYRLADGGGMYLEVAPSGGKYWRLKYRFAGKEKRLALGVYPDVSLAAAREKRDDARKKLAADIDPGEAKKADKRAVRLAATNSFEAVALGWMDELKPYVTAGSMAKTKARFEKDVFPWIGKRPVAEIDAPEVLTVLKRIDSRGARFTAHKVRGEISRAFRYGIKEGYCKFDPARDLVNAIPPAQTTHFASITEPAKVGAMLRAFDGFSGTFPVLCALKLAPMLFTRPGELRKAEWAQFDLDKGEWRYLVTKTKTEHLVPLATQAVQILRDLHALTGNGRYVFPGARSAQRPMSDAAVNAALRRLGYDTRTEITGHGFRAMARTILHEELEQKPEVIEHQLAHAVPDTLGKAYNRTKFIKERRAMMQKWADYLDKLKVGAEIVQTGAA from the coding sequence ATGCCATTGACCGACATCGCAGTCCGTAAAGCGACGCCCCGTGAAAAGCCGTACCGCCTTGCTGATGGGGGCGGCATGTACTTGGAGGTCGCGCCCTCGGGCGGGAAATACTGGCGGCTCAAATATCGCTTCGCCGGCAAGGAAAAGCGGCTCGCGCTGGGCGTCTATCCGGATGTTTCGTTGGCCGCTGCGCGCGAGAAGCGCGACGACGCGCGGAAGAAGCTTGCGGCAGACATTGATCCAGGCGAAGCCAAGAAAGCCGATAAGCGGGCGGTACGTCTGGCAGCGACCAATTCCTTCGAGGCAGTTGCGCTTGGCTGGATGGATGAACTCAAGCCGTACGTTACGGCTGGGTCGATGGCGAAGACCAAGGCCCGCTTCGAGAAGGATGTTTTCCCTTGGATCGGCAAGCGGCCGGTAGCGGAAATCGATGCCCCTGAAGTTCTGACTGTCCTTAAGCGGATCGACAGCCGTGGTGCTCGTTTCACGGCTCACAAGGTCCGTGGCGAGATCAGTCGCGCATTCCGCTATGGAATCAAGGAAGGCTACTGTAAGTTTGACCCGGCTCGTGATTTGGTCAATGCCATTCCACCGGCGCAGACCACGCACTTCGCTTCGATTACCGAGCCCGCTAAGGTCGGCGCCATGCTTCGGGCATTCGACGGGTTTTCCGGCACGTTTCCTGTTCTATGCGCGCTCAAGCTTGCGCCCATGTTGTTCACTCGACCCGGCGAACTGCGCAAGGCCGAATGGGCTCAGTTCGATCTTGATAAGGGCGAATGGCGATACCTTGTCACGAAGACGAAGACCGAGCATCTGGTTCCGCTCGCAACACAAGCCGTTCAGATTCTGCGGGACCTTCATGCGCTGACCGGAAACGGCCGTTACGTCTTTCCGGGGGCGCGTTCGGCTCAGCGCCCGATGAGCGATGCCGCAGTCAATGCGGCTCTGCGCCGTTTGGGCTACGACACGCGGACCGAAATCACCGGCCACGGCTTTCGGGCGATGGCGCGGACGATTCTTCACGAGGAACTGGAACAAAAGCCCGAAGTCATCGAGCATCAGCTTGCTCATGCCGTGCCCGACACGCTCGGCAAGGCATATAACCGCACGAAGTTCATCAAGGAGCGGAGGGCGATGATGCAGAAGTGGGCTGACTATCTGGACAAACTCAAGGTAGGGGCAGAAATCGTCCAGACGGGTGCTGCATAG
- a CDS encoding ATP-binding protein, whose protein sequence is MSMNTYLRGRLRNTPLPRSHGLLPLFEAVVNSIQGIAALGKEPSLGEITVEIVRLPQASLNLESGKGKRGAPPLEYITGFRVIDNGVGFDDRNLESFETLDSDYKASDGCRGVGRLLWLKAFETVHVSSDFRDADGAFKRRAFTFTAAQGVDKLTLSDSPKREQYRTSVHLDGFRQMYRERSAKNCRTIANALFEHCLWYFVRDGGAPKIKVKDDQETIDLDDVYEECMYSSARRQTVTVKGQPLELTHLKLKATSPKQPFIAWCAAGRVVEDESIVGKIPGLHGRVKDDDGDFVYACYVTAPFLDQNVRPERFGFDIEEISDDLFSDTELSLADIRSAVLASSQDFLCEYLHESRKAGRERVEKFVSLRAPRYRPILGRIAADKLTVDPEISDKDLDLLLHRQLSEIEGSLLAEGHAMMNFSKEESVADYFERLTAYLEKADDIKKSDLANYVFHRKVILDILEKAIERGADGKYSKEELIHELIMPMRKTSNEVQLDSCNLWLIDERLAFHDFLASDKPLSSMPITGSASGKEPDLCLLNVFDQPILVSDGNRLPLASIVIVEIKRPMRNDAAAGDEKDPVEQALGYLDRIRTGGAMTASGRPIPGSDEIPGFCYAICDLTPSVERRCKLLGLRVTSDRQGYFGYNDNFKAYIEVISFDRLLNAARERNRAFFDKLGLPTS, encoded by the coding sequence ATGAGCATGAATACCTATCTCAGGGGTAGGTTGCGTAACACGCCTTTGCCTCGCAGCCATGGCCTGTTGCCACTGTTCGAGGCCGTGGTCAATTCCATTCAGGGGATAGCCGCACTAGGCAAAGAGCCCTCGCTCGGTGAGATCACTGTCGAAATTGTGCGCCTGCCTCAGGCCTCGTTGAACCTGGAGAGCGGTAAGGGAAAACGCGGAGCGCCGCCACTCGAATACATCACCGGATTTCGGGTGATTGACAATGGGGTGGGATTTGACGACCGGAATCTGGAATCGTTCGAAACGCTGGATTCCGACTACAAGGCCAGTGACGGTTGCCGGGGTGTTGGACGTCTCCTGTGGTTAAAGGCATTTGAGACGGTACACGTTTCGAGCGACTTCCGGGACGCCGATGGTGCGTTCAAACGTCGGGCTTTCACTTTCACCGCGGCGCAGGGAGTCGACAAGCTGACGCTGTCGGACAGCCCGAAGCGAGAACAGTATAGAACGTCGGTGCACCTGGATGGATTCAGGCAGATGTATCGCGAACGCTCGGCGAAGAACTGCCGGACGATAGCAAACGCACTTTTCGAGCATTGTCTTTGGTACTTCGTTCGCGACGGCGGCGCTCCAAAGATAAAGGTGAAGGATGACCAGGAGACCATTGACCTCGACGATGTTTACGAAGAGTGCATGTACTCCTCTGCAAGGCGGCAGACTGTCACCGTGAAGGGGCAACCGCTTGAGCTTACACATCTGAAGCTCAAGGCCACCTCCCCCAAACAGCCCTTCATTGCGTGGTGCGCCGCTGGGCGTGTCGTTGAAGATGAAAGCATTGTCGGGAAGATTCCGGGTCTCCATGGACGGGTCAAGGATGACGACGGCGATTTCGTCTACGCGTGCTATGTGACCGCGCCATTTCTTGACCAGAACGTTCGTCCCGAACGCTTTGGATTCGACATAGAAGAGATTAGCGACGATCTGTTCTCGGACACCGAACTCAGCCTTGCCGACATTCGCAGCGCGGTGCTCGCTTCATCCCAGGACTTTCTGTGCGAATACTTGCATGAGAGCCGGAAGGCGGGGCGAGAGCGCGTTGAAAAATTTGTTTCGCTTAGAGCTCCGCGTTACCGGCCCATTCTCGGTCGCATTGCCGCGGACAAGCTTACCGTCGACCCCGAGATTTCAGATAAGGACCTGGATCTTCTGCTGCACCGGCAACTGTCCGAGATTGAGGGCAGTCTGCTCGCGGAGGGTCACGCAATGATGAACTTCAGCAAGGAGGAGTCGGTCGCCGACTACTTCGAGAGGCTCACCGCGTATCTCGAAAAGGCCGACGACATCAAAAAATCCGATCTTGCGAATTACGTGTTCCACAGGAAGGTGATCCTGGACATTCTTGAAAAGGCGATTGAGCGCGGGGCGGACGGCAAATACTCGAAGGAGGAACTGATTCACGAGCTCATCATGCCGATGAGAAAGACATCAAACGAGGTGCAGCTGGATAGTTGCAACCTCTGGCTGATTGATGAGAGGTTGGCGTTTCATGATTTTCTCGCATCCGACAAACCGCTGTCTTCAATGCCGATAACCGGCTCTGCATCGGGCAAGGAGCCAGATCTCTGCCTGCTGAATGTGTTCGATCAGCCGATCCTTGTGTCCGACGGCAACAGGTTGCCCTTAGCCTCTATTGTCATCGTCGAGATCAAGCGACCCATGCGCAACGATGCTGCTGCCGGTGATGAAAAGGACCCGGTCGAGCAGGCCCTAGGCTATCTTGACCGCATTCGAACGGGGGGCGCCATGACTGCAAGCGGTCGGCCCATCCCCGGGTCTGATGAGATTCCAGGGTTTTGCTACGCGATCTGCGATCTCACGCCGTCGGTTGAGCGTCGTTGCAAGCTCCTGGGGCTTCGGGTTACGAGCGACAGGCAGGGCTACTTCGGCTATAACGACAACTTCAAGGCCTACATCGAGGTCATTTCCTTTGACCGCCTTCTCAATGCGGCGCGAGAGCGCAACCGTGCGTTTTTCGACAAACTTGGGTTGCCGACGAGCTGA
- a CDS encoding ATP-dependent nuclease, translated as MQVRQLKISNFRGIGALDWKPQSPLCCLIGVGDTGKSTVLDAIEAALSSRWLAFSEVDFLDGDTATPICVEVTVGELSKALKSDERFGLYISGWSATGTLNDEPEDGDEPVLTVRLTVDATMEPVWELVRDSATNPRTLSNRDRALFGLVRLAGDDARHLTWGQGSVLAKLTGDADDAARNLADAYRTARSSAKLDKVTALADAAKAAQTQASALGAYVQDKYGPGLELLRGGFSTSSIALHDGGVPLRLAGLGTRRLATLAIQRSAITEGAVVLIDEIEHGLEPHRVIGAIARLKEAQATAATEKKPVGQLLMTTHSDVAIGEIEARNLYVGRRDRASKRTEFQAPSILSAFAKLMKKTPRALFARRILICEGVTEVGLLLGFRAPFCARNGGVPVEQRGVAFADGEGTQAPQLAVALATLGYPVALYRDSDRPLTPDETRDIAAAGVVVFQYDGTTDTETALFTAASDAQVQALLDYARAEKSEESVAATLMARDAELTPETTSLAFNSWELLVTANGAALRATLAGIASKKNWFKELHSGRAIAPIAWEIVEQAPASAFSKCVRALEAWLYA; from the coding sequence ATGCAGGTAAGACAACTGAAGATCAGCAACTTTCGCGGGATCGGCGCTCTTGACTGGAAACCGCAGTCGCCGCTGTGCTGCCTCATCGGCGTGGGCGATACCGGCAAATCTACGGTCCTCGATGCTATCGAGGCGGCCCTGTCCTCGCGCTGGCTCGCCTTCAGCGAAGTCGATTTCCTCGATGGAGATACGGCGACGCCAATCTGTGTCGAGGTCACGGTCGGAGAGCTCTCGAAGGCGCTGAAGTCCGACGAGCGCTTCGGCCTGTATATCAGCGGCTGGTCGGCAACGGGAACGCTGAACGACGAGCCGGAAGACGGAGATGAACCTGTGCTCACCGTGCGCCTGACGGTGGATGCCACGATGGAACCAGTGTGGGAGCTAGTGCGCGACTCTGCCACCAACCCGCGCACGCTCTCGAACAGGGACCGTGCCCTGTTCGGCCTGGTGCGACTGGCAGGCGACGACGCCCGGCACCTAACCTGGGGCCAGGGCTCAGTGCTCGCCAAACTGACGGGTGACGCGGACGACGCCGCTCGCAACTTGGCCGATGCCTACCGCACGGCGCGCAGCAGCGCGAAGCTCGACAAGGTGACGGCACTCGCGGATGCCGCGAAAGCGGCGCAGACGCAGGCCTCTGCCCTCGGCGCTTACGTGCAGGACAAGTACGGCCCCGGTCTGGAACTGCTGCGGGGCGGGTTCTCAACCAGTTCGATCGCACTCCATGACGGCGGCGTCCCCTTGCGCCTCGCAGGCTTGGGAACCCGGCGTCTGGCGACGCTGGCAATCCAGCGCTCGGCCATCACGGAAGGTGCCGTCGTCCTGATCGACGAGATCGAGCACGGCCTTGAACCGCACCGTGTGATCGGGGCGATTGCACGCTTAAAGGAGGCGCAGGCGACCGCTGCGACGGAGAAGAAGCCGGTGGGGCAGCTTCTCATGACCACGCACTCCGATGTCGCCATCGGCGAGATCGAGGCGCGCAACCTCTATGTCGGGCGTCGCGACAGGGCCAGCAAGCGGACCGAGTTCCAGGCACCTTCGATCCTCTCTGCCTTCGCGAAGTTGATGAAGAAGACGCCGCGCGCCCTGTTCGCGCGCCGCATCCTCATCTGCGAGGGCGTGACGGAGGTGGGTCTGCTGCTTGGCTTCCGCGCCCCTTTCTGCGCGCGCAACGGGGGCGTCCCCGTCGAACAGCGCGGCGTCGCTTTTGCAGATGGCGAAGGAACGCAAGCTCCGCAACTGGCGGTAGCGCTTGCGACGCTAGGCTACCCCGTCGCTCTGTATCGGGACTCCGACCGTCCGCTGACGCCAGACGAGACGCGCGATATTGCCGCCGCCGGCGTCGTGGTCTTCCAGTACGACGGCACGACGGATACGGAGACGGCGCTGTTCACGGCCGCCAGCGACGCGCAGGTGCAGGCGCTGCTCGACTACGCGCGCGCGGAGAAGTCCGAAGAGTCGGTCGCGGCAACCCTGATGGCCAGGGATGCGGAGCTGACGCCTGAGACGACGAGCCTTGCCTTTAACTCGTGGGAACTGCTTGTCACCGCTAATGGGGCTGCCCTTCGTGCAACCCTGGCGGGGATCGCGTCGAAGAAAAACTGGTTCAAGGAGCTGCACTCGGGCCGCGCCATCGCGCCCATCGCATGGGAGATTGTCGAGCAAGCGCCCGCGTCGGCTTTCTCGAAGT
- a CDS encoding helix-turn-helix domain-containing protein, with amino-acid sequence MIRSSQWHRLPSAPVLAALPQMKWSTADGAKPAGETAALMLLVALNFMATAWLDEQGRYVAIAEGTYVDLREATGLSRALISAGLQRLVALGLIAPEGSHQKRRYKINWPEEHRFFKLPCHAIVAGNVIKPFAHFTMRSKHELHAMKLYLYFAAIRSNHNYFSMASYETIFERTGISERDIRKAISLLIGTGLLVGINRDHNHILTKNEPNKYYLTGYPALVQQKSGTLDGAVAATAVLPVAAAT; translated from the coding sequence GTGATCCGATCCTCGCAATGGCACCGGCTGCCCTCCGCACCGGTGCTGGCGGCGCTGCCGCAGATGAAATGGAGCACCGCTGACGGTGCGAAGCCTGCAGGCGAAACGGCGGCGTTGATGCTGCTTGTCGCGCTCAACTTCATGGCGACGGCATGGCTCGACGAGCAGGGGCGGTACGTGGCGATCGCCGAAGGGACGTACGTTGATCTCCGCGAAGCGACCGGCTTGTCGCGCGCGCTGATCTCAGCGGGGCTGCAGCGTCTGGTCGCGCTCGGCCTGATTGCACCCGAGGGATCGCATCAGAAGCGCCGCTACAAGATCAATTGGCCGGAGGAGCACCGCTTCTTCAAGCTGCCTTGCCACGCGATCGTGGCGGGCAACGTGATCAAGCCGTTCGCGCATTTCACGATGCGCTCGAAGCACGAACTGCACGCGATGAAGCTTTACCTGTACTTCGCGGCGATCCGCAGCAACCACAACTATTTCTCGATGGCGTCGTATGAGACCATCTTCGAGCGGACCGGCATCTCTGAGCGGGACATCCGCAAGGCGATCAGTCTGCTAATCGGCACAGGGCTGCTGGTCGGCATCAACCGTGACCACAACCACATCTTGACGAAGAACGAGCCGAACAAGTACTACCTGACGGGCTATCCGGCGCTGGTGCAGCAGAAGAGCGGCACCCTGGACGGCGCGGTCGCCGCCACGGCGGTATTACCGGTCGCCGCTGCCACCTAG
- a CDS encoding ClpXP protease specificity-enhancing factor — MQEISTKPYLLRALYEWCTDNGYTPHIAVRVDNSTRVPRQFVRDGEIVLNISFEATSQLQMGNEWIEFTARFSGKAHKIEIPVANVLAIYARENGQGMAFQVDAVAGEGEDSGAFDDEAAQADDVQRDESPATLAPVAGSGANEEPSEGADEPPKTDGDGSKGGSRPRLKIVK, encoded by the coding sequence ATGCAAGAGATTTCAACGAAGCCTTATCTGCTGCGCGCGTTGTACGAGTGGTGCACCGATAACGGTTACACGCCGCATATCGCGGTGAGGGTCGACAACTCGACGCGCGTGCCGCGTCAGTTCGTGCGTGACGGCGAGATCGTGCTCAACATCAGCTTCGAGGCGACGAGCCAGTTGCAGATGGGCAACGAGTGGATCGAGTTCACTGCCCGGTTCTCCGGCAAGGCGCACAAGATCGAGATTCCGGTTGCCAACGTGCTTGCGATCTATGCGCGCGAGAACGGGCAGGGGATGGCGTTCCAGGTCGATGCGGTCGCGGGCGAAGGCGAGGATTCGGGCGCGTTCGACGATGAAGCTGCGCAGGCGGATGATGTGCAGCGCGACGAGTCTCCGGCCACGCTGGCGCCGGTCGCCGGCAGCGGCGCGAACGAGGAACCGTCCGAAGGCGCCGACGAACCGCCGAAAACCGACGGCGACGGCTCGAAAGGCGGCAGCAGACCTCGCCTCAAGATCGTGAAATGA